One Spiroplasma endosymbiont of Dioctria linearis DNA segment encodes these proteins:
- the pdhA gene encoding pyruvate dehydrogenase (acetyl-transferring) E1 component subunit alpha, with product MKFIGKFDPLKDEIVRVMDKDGKIVDEKLMPEMTDKELIDAYWLMNLSRRQDDFQNKAQRQGRLLSFLSSTGQEASEIGYTMPLIKGKDWFSSGYRNNAAWLSVGMPMRNIMLYWMGNEYGGQSPEGVNSLPPNIIIGSQYSHATGIAFAEKYRGTGGVAVTTTGDGGMSEGETYEAMNFAKIHELPVVFICENNKWAISTPYKKSTKSINIAVKGIASGMPSIKVDGNDLLAVYAVAKEAIEHARSGKGPVFIECDTYRLGAHSSSDNPDIYRPKSEFEEALKSDPLIRMKKYLVSKKIWNDKKQEELDKKQDELIRTEFDWAEANKSYELEDIFNFQFAEKTPDLEKQYKEAKEFFTKYPEVAKGGHH from the coding sequence ATGAAATTTATAGGAAAATTTGATCCATTAAAGGACGAAATAGTTCGTGTTATGGATAAAGATGGTAAAATTGTTGATGAAAAATTAATGCCTGAAATGACAGATAAAGAATTAATTGATGCATATTGATTAATGAATCTTTCAAGAAGACAAGATGATTTTCAAAATAAAGCACAAAGACAAGGGAGATTATTATCATTTCTTTCTTCAACAGGACAAGAAGCATCTGAAATCGGATATACAATGCCTTTAATAAAAGGAAAAGATTGATTCTCATCTGGTTATAGAAATAATGCTGCTTGATTAAGCGTGGGTATGCCAATGAGAAATATAATGCTTTATTGAATGGGAAATGAGTATGGTGGTCAATCACCAGAGGGTGTTAACTCTTTACCACCAAATATTATTATTGGTTCTCAATATTCACATGCAACAGGAATAGCTTTTGCAGAAAAATATAGAGGAACAGGTGGAGTTGCAGTAACTACAACAGGTGATGGTGGAATGAGTGAAGGTGAAACTTATGAAGCAATGAACTTTGCAAAAATTCATGAACTACCAGTTGTTTTCATTTGTGAAAATAATAAATGAGCTATTTCAACACCTTATAAAAAGTCTACAAAATCAATAAATATAGCTGTAAAAGGTATTGCATCAGGAATGCCTTCAATTAAAGTTGATGGAAATGACTTGCTTGCAGTTTATGCAGTTGCAAAAGAAGCAATTGAACATGCAAGAAGTGGTAAAGGTCCAGTTTTCATTGAATGTGATACATATAGATTAGGAGCCCATTCATCATCAGATAACCCAGATATTTATAGACCAAAATCTGAATTTGAAGAGGCACTTAAATCAGATCCATTAATAAGAATGAAAAAATATTTAGTTAGCAAAAAAATATGAAATGATAAAAAGCAAGAGGAATTAGATAAAAAGCAAGATGAACTTATTAGAACTGAATTTGACTGAGCTGAAGCAAATAAATCATATGAATTAGAAGATATTTTTAACTTCCAATTTGCTGAAAAAACTCCAGATTTAGAAAAACAATATAAGGAAGCAAAAGAGTTTTTCACTAAATATCCAGAAGTAGCTAAAGGAGGACACCATTAA
- a CDS encoding alpha-ketoacid dehydrogenase subunit beta, whose translation MKVLNNVKAVSEALEVAMEKWDDVVVYGEDAGYEGGVFRATEGLQAKFGEKRCFDAPISEAVFAGVAIGMAVNKMKPVVELQFEGLGWPSLQNILGHMGRMRNRTRGKYPTPVVIRMPMGGGIRALELHSEAMEAMYAHTPGIKVVCPSTPYDTKGLILAAIESPDPVIVFEPTKLYRAFKQEVPEGFYTVEIGKAFKIQEGNDLTVVTYGAQTVDCQKAIDELEEKNPDVTIELIDLRSIQPWDKDMIFESVKKTGRLLVVHEAIRSFSVSSEIIASVNEECFEYLKAPSMRCTGYDIVIPFDSGEAYHQPHPKKILVKMEEILNYKF comes from the coding sequence ATGAAAGTTTTAAATAATGTTAAAGCAGTTTCAGAAGCATTAGAAGTTGCAATGGAAAAATGAGATGACGTTGTTGTTTATGGAGAAGATGCTGGTTATGAAGGTGGAGTGTTTAGAGCAACAGAAGGATTACAAGCCAAGTTTGGTGAAAAAAGATGTTTTGATGCTCCAATCTCAGAAGCTGTATTTGCTGGTGTAGCTATTGGTATGGCAGTAAATAAAATGAAACCAGTTGTAGAATTACAATTTGAAGGTTTAGGATGACCATCATTACAAAATATTTTAGGACATATGGGTAGAATGAGAAACAGAACAAGAGGCAAGTACCCAACACCAGTTGTGATAAGAATGCCAATGGGTGGTGGAATTAGAGCTCTTGAATTACACTCTGAAGCTATGGAAGCAATGTATGCTCATACTCCAGGTATTAAGGTAGTTTGTCCTTCAACACCTTATGATACAAAAGGTTTAATTTTAGCAGCAATTGAATCACCAGATCCAGTTATTGTTTTTGAACCAACAAAATTGTATAGAGCATTTAAACAAGAAGTTCCTGAAGGATTTTACACTGTTGAAATAGGAAAAGCTTTTAAAATCCAAGAGGGAAATGACTTAACAGTTGTTACTTATGGAGCGCAAACAGTGGATTGTCAAAAAGCAATTGATGAGTTAGAAGAAAAAAATCCAGATGTTACAATTGAATTAATTGATTTACGTTCAATTCAACCATGAGATAAAGATATGATTTTTGAATCTGTTAAAAAAACAGGAAGATTATTAGTTGTTCATGAAGCAATTAGATCATTTTCAGTATCATCTGAAATTATTGCTTCAGTAAATGAAGAATGTTTTGAATATTTAAAGGCTCCATCAATGAGATGTACAGGATATGACATTGTTATACCTTTTGACTCAGGTGAAGCTTACCATCAACCTCATCCAAAAAAAATACTAGTTAAAATGGAAGAAATCTTAAATTATAAATTTTAG
- a CDS encoding dihydrolipoamide acetyltransferase family protein, whose protein sequence is MFKVKFADIGEGLTEGTVTEVLVKVGDQVKMGDALFNVETDKVTSDIYAPVDGKVATILISANQEIKVGQVVVEIDDGKGDVPKEEATSKSEPVEENASVVGATPVSNEVISRKAREVAPKANIASQISIIDNSNVDVKASPLARKVAAVMGVDLSKVSPTGPNNRILVSDVEGYAANPQSVAPSIKAAAPGPKGVAIDYSNPLISVPEINEPLTFESKPWNPIRKATVKAMTTAHEKVAGFTGLRNLDVTELVNIRKQLKGHADSLRVKLTYLAFIIKASANALKDMPNLNVRIDEENKATKFAQQINIGMACDTPDGLMVPVIRGADKLSVLQIAVKINDLATKARNKKLSATEMSGATFTVTNFGAVGLDYATPIVNFPEAAILGVGTITRAPGVIKEEIEIRDYMPFSITADHKVIDGADAGRFLTRVAYYLQNPATLLV, encoded by the coding sequence ATGTTTAAAGTAAAATTCGCAGATATTGGAGAAGGTTTAACAGAAGGTACAGTTACTGAAGTTCTTGTAAAAGTTGGAGATCAAGTTAAAATGGGAGATGCTCTTTTTAATGTTGAAACTGATAAAGTTACTTCAGATATCTATGCACCAGTTGATGGTAAAGTAGCAACAATTTTAATTTCAGCAAATCAAGAAATTAAAGTTGGTCAAGTTGTTGTTGAAATTGATGATGGTAAAGGAGATGTTCCAAAAGAAGAAGCAACATCTAAATCAGAACCAGTGGAGGAAAATGCATCAGTTGTTGGTGCAACGCCCGTTTCAAATGAAGTTATTTCAAGAAAAGCGAGAGAAGTTGCACCTAAAGCAAATATCGCTTCTCAAATAAGTATTATTGATAATAGCAATGTTGATGTTAAAGCATCTCCATTAGCAAGAAAAGTTGCAGCAGTTATGGGAGTAGATCTTTCAAAAGTAAGTCCTACTGGTCCAAATAATAGAATATTAGTTTCTGATGTTGAAGGGTATGCAGCAAATCCACAAAGCGTTGCACCATCAATAAAAGCAGCAGCACCTGGACCAAAAGGGGTAGCAATTGATTACTCAAACCCATTAATCTCAGTTCCTGAAATTAATGAACCTCTAACATTTGAATCAAAACCTTGAAATCCAATTAGAAAAGCAACTGTTAAAGCAATGACAACAGCTCATGAAAAAGTTGCTGGATTTACAGGATTAAGAAATTTAGATGTTACTGAGTTAGTAAATATTAGAAAACAGCTTAAAGGGCATGCAGATTCACTGAGAGTTAAATTAACTTATTTAGCATTTATTATTAAAGCAAGTGCTAATGCATTAAAAGATATGCCAAATTTAAATGTAAGAATTGATGAAGAAAATAAAGCAACAAAATTTGCTCAACAAATCAATATTGGTATGGCTTGTGATACACCTGATGGTTTAATGGTTCCAGTTATTAGAGGAGCTGATAAATTAAGTGTTTTGCAAATTGCTGTAAAAATAAATGATTTGGCAACTAAGGCAAGAAATAAAAAACTTTCAGCCACAGAAATGAGTGGAGCAACATTTACAGTAACTAACTTTGGAGCTGTAGGATTAGATTATGCAACACCAATTGTTAACTTTCCAGAAGCAGCTATTTTAGGTGTTGGAACAATTACAAGAGCGCCTGGGGTAATTAAAGAAGAAATCGAAATTAGAGACTATATGCCATTTTCAATAACTGCAGATCATAAAGTAATTGATGGAGCAGATGCAGGAAGATTTTTAACAAGAGTAGCATACTACTTACAAAATCCTGCAACTCTGTTAGTTTAG